The following are encoded in a window of Candidatus Eisenbacteria bacterium genomic DNA:
- a CDS encoding tetratricopeptide repeat protein: MSRRHKVLVVVLLLIAVGVRAVFFYQARSTAAPPGYQEFLYKAKAGEVAGAEGGSPSSLSSFYASYISLLARAIPDPQASQLVSHVLGVGLTLVTYLVGAEFHSSAAGLVAGLFVAASGSELFFEGKSLPFSLLSFLGGVLTLLLLKGRKTGRLAYFLFFGIFSSLAYLLWVNGWPLLLVGLVNVLFAVRAASRKRKAFALVLVVLGVLSLSLPLLVNNYHRYGELAVSSTGSGENFFLGNQKGLDGVPFTVRRMESATIGEQARWSSGLSLKEHRVSLFLYGQALGEIVKEPLSHLWLILKKVFFFLGPYEIPVNESLYFSLGREAPLIHYLLYLSVILMPLFVVGLITQAGKLKKADPVFFAFLSALIINGLFFTSSGERLFGLVSFSVVGSTVLVRAFGRNTLLRTRVFLLAGAVLAGAILFVLPQGIRKTGENPSRDNYLLGASYAMENRLSQAVSHFEKAISLDRTNIEARLGAASLLAHDGALEEAKTQYLRAVEIDSTEAFAYLGLGAIYQLGGDNIRTFTLCSKAVEKSPYLADAHNALGVSLSNLGYYQEAYDEFRKALFLRPGHRGAQDNITVLRRSGFELPEAGKSTSLGEMTAREIVGLAMEDTRKGDFAAARKKLEAAERKEPESLEVAYGFATLALQEGRLDDAISGYTKLLQRARANALVINNLASAYARKGQLKEAIKLWEQLLTMSPTNELARKNIEKAKEELRAREKTP; this comes from the coding sequence GTGTCCAGGAGACATAAGGTCCTTGTCGTCGTACTGCTGCTGATTGCGGTCGGAGTCAGGGCAGTCTTCTTCTATCAAGCCAGGAGTACGGCGGCACCTCCGGGCTATCAGGAATTCCTATACAAGGCAAAGGCCGGCGAGGTCGCCGGAGCCGAAGGGGGCAGTCCATCTTCTCTTTCCTCCTTCTACGCGTCGTACATCTCTCTCTTGGCAAGGGCCATCCCCGATCCTCAGGCAAGTCAGCTCGTTTCTCATGTCCTCGGGGTAGGGCTTACCCTTGTAACATATCTGGTTGGAGCGGAGTTTCATTCCAGTGCGGCAGGGCTTGTAGCCGGTTTGTTTGTAGCAGCTTCAGGGAGCGAGCTCTTCTTCGAGGGGAAGTCTCTTCCATTCTCTCTTCTGTCATTTCTGGGCGGAGTCCTCACGCTTCTGCTTCTGAAGGGCAGGAAAACCGGGAGACTCGCCTATTTTCTATTCTTTGGGATTTTCTCTTCTCTTGCATACCTTCTTTGGGTGAACGGATGGCCGCTCCTGCTCGTTGGACTCGTCAATGTCCTGTTCGCTGTCAGGGCTGCGTCTAGAAAAAGAAAGGCCTTCGCGCTCGTTCTTGTCGTCCTGGGTGTTCTTTCTCTCTCCCTCCCGCTTCTCGTAAATAACTATCATCGGTATGGAGAACTTGCGGTCTCCAGCACAGGTTCGGGAGAGAATTTCTTCCTTGGAAATCAGAAGGGACTCGATGGAGTTCCTTTCACTGTCAGGCGGATGGAATCCGCAACCATTGGCGAACAGGCACGCTGGAGTTCGGGTCTGAGTCTCAAGGAGCATCGGGTCTCCCTGTTTTTGTACGGGCAGGCTCTCGGAGAAATTGTGAAGGAGCCTCTCTCTCATCTCTGGCTTATCTTGAAAAAGGTTTTCTTCTTTCTGGGACCATACGAGATTCCTGTCAATGAGAGTCTCTACTTCTCCCTCGGAAGAGAGGCCCCGCTCATCCACTACCTCCTGTACCTGTCCGTGATTCTCATGCCTCTTTTCGTCGTCGGGCTTATCACCCAAGCCGGCAAACTCAAGAAGGCCGACCCGGTCTTCTTCGCGTTTCTTTCGGCCCTGATCATAAACGGACTTTTCTTCACATCCTCGGGAGAACGGCTTTTTGGCCTTGTTTCTTTTTCAGTTGTGGGAAGCACTGTTCTTGTCAGAGCTTTCGGGAGGAACACCCTGCTGAGGACACGAGTGTTTCTTCTGGCCGGGGCAGTCCTGGCCGGCGCCATTCTCTTTGTTTTGCCGCAGGGGATAAGAAAGACGGGGGAGAATCCTTCAAGAGACAATTATCTTCTCGGTGCGTCCTATGCCATGGAAAACAGACTGTCTCAGGCCGTGTCCCATTTTGAGAAAGCCATCTCACTCGACAGGACGAACATTGAGGCCAGATTGGGTGCCGCCTCCTTGCTTGCGCACGATGGGGCGCTTGAGGAGGCAAAAACCCAGTATCTGAGAGCAGTCGAAATTGACTCAACTGAAGCGTTCGCCTATTTGGGGCTTGGAGCCATCTATCAGCTCGGGGGTGATAACATCCGCACATTCACACTTTGCAGTAAGGCCGTCGAGAAATCACCTTACCTGGCGGACGCTCACAATGCCCTGGGGGTTTCGCTCAGCAATCTGGGCTACTATCAGGAGGCCTATGACGAGTTCAGGAAAGCCCTCTTCTTGAGGCCAGGCCACAGGGGAGCTCAGGATAACATCACCGTTCTTAGACGATCCGGCTTTGAGCTTCCGGAGGCCGGCAAGAGTACATCGCTTGGAGAAATGACTGCCAGGGAGATCGTTGGACTTGCCATGGAGGATACGAGGAAGGGAGACTTCGCCGCAGCAAGAAAGAAACTTGAAGCCGCAGAACGGAAAGAGCCCGAGAGTTTGGAGGTAGCGTACGGTTTTGCTACACTTGCTCTCCAGGAAGGAAGACTTGACGATGCGATCTCGGGCTATACGAAACTTCTTCAGAGGGCTCGGGCGAATGCTCTTGTGATTAACAATTTGGCCTCCGCGTACGCAAGAAAGGGCCAGCTTAAGGAGGCAATCAAATTGTGGGAACAGCTTCTCACTATGAGTCCCACAAATGAGCTTGCAAGAAAGAACATAGAGAAAGCAAAGGAGGAGCTGAGAGCCCGCGAGAAGACGCCTTGA
- a CDS encoding fused MFS/spermidine synthase, translating into MRKNSLEKSALFLFFFSGATSLVYEVVWTRQLVLIFGGTSYAISTVLAAFMCGLALGSYVIGRVADRKINYLLTYGVLEIGIGIWAVLLPFFLSLLGKLYVHSYSGISQSPAFMTSLRFFSTFLVLLVPASLMGGTLPVLIKCFVRKRGELLTKPGLLYAVNTLGAVAGTFTSGYLLIPAFGLRNTTLTAVFLNIAIAICAFVLASSRRPLTAADVGDGKQEVDKHILPSVQDEPARASAAAPPGSESLVRPAGNAKTIWSAQSTEWLVPLAYGISGFGALALEVVWTKLLCGVLGTTVYAFSAMLTTFLFGLALGSWVISAAGRLKEANPIILLGCLQLGVGCLVLATIPVFGILPILFFKLFGFFGPQWSSQTVLRFSISFLIMILPTFFLGGTFPLAARAFCGRLDHLGKRIGVLYAANTVGAVLGSLAAGFLLVPALGKQSSLIFISAVFLLLGSLLLAPRIKLVTRPRQYAGGLAALSVMAILLPLALRPWDKGLMDSGLYVYAPDYKGLSDLKESLASQRLLFFEESPEATVSVWRSEGATFLRINGKTDASTGADEITQKLSAHAPILLHKHPEDVLVIGLGSGMTANSVLHHPVKRVVCAEIIPGLLKSASFFNPPRRNFLGDPRFQLVEDDGRNFLFLSKEKFDCLISEPSNPWIAGIGTLFTHEFFELAKEHLRPDGIMCQWVHIYQMSESDLKDILYTFNLTFPEVMVWMSGRSDLFLIGSGKPLTIDFADLSRGLSTNLVSEDLFRLGLNTPVAFISNFIFGSRALPGYLKGKRTVVTDDHLTLEYSAPKNMYAKTDIGNLSRLFDWAEPVSFYLSTMPEGMTEETFASYLEGRRTAISTLTTPSALDAEGNGGLWRSLALAPNDCLVKGLLSRSLRERGNFLLEEGKIEEALSYFRASIRTGTFYEREAAMSNTGLSFFRLGEADSAAYYWQNILSFHPENSLVRYNLALLYAGAGMEDRAIEEYRQILRFDPWYTDAMNNLAWLLSEKGDSLNVAEELAMKAVRLSRIATNLDTAGWVKLKLGKKEEALKYIKKAAELDPDNAEVHYHLSIVYASLGMKSKALREVEKSLKLTTDPALIEKITEERRRLAF; encoded by the coding sequence GTGAGAAAAAACTCTCTTGAGAAGTCCGCTCTTTTCCTGTTTTTCTTCTCCGGTGCGACATCCCTTGTCTATGAGGTCGTCTGGACCCGGCAGCTAGTTCTCATTTTCGGCGGGACCTCGTACGCAATTTCCACCGTCCTGGCTGCCTTCATGTGCGGACTTGCGCTGGGAAGTTACGTGATTGGAAGAGTGGCGGACAGAAAAATCAATTACCTGCTTACTTACGGCGTACTCGAAATAGGTATTGGCATCTGGGCCGTACTGCTTCCTTTCTTTCTATCGCTCTTGGGAAAACTCTACGTCCATTCCTACTCGGGAATCAGCCAGAGCCCTGCTTTCATGACTTCATTGAGATTTTTCTCGACCTTCCTTGTCTTACTCGTTCCAGCGAGTCTGATGGGCGGCACCCTCCCTGTTCTCATAAAGTGCTTCGTCAGGAAGAGAGGAGAACTCCTGACGAAACCCGGCTTGCTTTACGCTGTGAACACTCTGGGTGCGGTCGCAGGCACCTTCACATCGGGGTACCTGCTGATTCCTGCCTTCGGACTCAGAAATACGACGCTGACCGCAGTGTTCTTGAATATCGCAATCGCCATATGTGCCTTTGTTCTCGCTTCGTCCCGCAGGCCACTAACAGCTGCGGACGTAGGTGACGGGAAACAAGAAGTTGACAAGCATATTCTGCCTTCTGTTCAGGACGAGCCTGCCCGAGCATCGGCCGCGGCTCCCCCCGGTAGCGAGTCTTTAGTGCGACCCGCTGGTAACGCGAAAACCATCTGGTCCGCTCAATCCACAGAATGGCTTGTGCCCCTTGCTTACGGAATCTCAGGCTTCGGGGCGCTTGCGCTTGAAGTCGTCTGGACAAAACTGCTCTGCGGAGTGCTCGGGACGACCGTATATGCTTTCTCGGCAATGCTGACAACCTTCCTCTTCGGACTTGCTCTTGGCAGTTGGGTCATTTCAGCAGCTGGGAGGCTCAAGGAGGCAAATCCGATCATCCTACTCGGATGTCTTCAACTAGGCGTCGGATGCTTGGTGCTTGCCACAATCCCTGTTTTTGGAATCCTGCCTATTCTCTTCTTCAAGCTTTTTGGATTCTTTGGTCCGCAGTGGAGTTCGCAAACCGTCCTCAGGTTTTCCATAAGCTTTCTGATAATGATACTTCCGACCTTTTTCCTCGGCGGGACCTTTCCTTTGGCGGCCCGGGCTTTTTGCGGAAGGTTGGACCATCTTGGAAAACGGATAGGGGTACTCTACGCCGCAAACACGGTCGGCGCCGTGCTCGGCTCGCTGGCTGCCGGGTTTCTCCTTGTCCCCGCCCTGGGAAAACAATCTAGCCTCATATTCATTTCGGCTGTTTTTCTCTTGCTGGGCTCGCTTCTTCTGGCGCCAAGAATCAAGTTGGTCACGCGTCCAAGACAATACGCCGGCGGACTGGCCGCTCTATCGGTCATGGCCATTCTCCTTCCGCTTGCGTTGAGACCCTGGGACAAGGGACTCATGGATAGCGGTCTGTACGTTTATGCGCCTGACTATAAGGGATTGAGCGACCTGAAGGAGTCCCTCGCATCACAGAGGCTGCTCTTCTTTGAAGAAAGCCCCGAAGCGACTGTCTCTGTCTGGAGAAGCGAGGGGGCGACGTTTCTCAGAATAAACGGCAAGACTGACGCATCAACCGGAGCCGATGAAATCACCCAGAAGCTTAGTGCCCACGCTCCTATTCTTCTTCACAAGCACCCGGAGGATGTACTTGTCATAGGGCTGGGAAGCGGGATGACCGCCAACTCGGTTCTTCACCATCCGGTAAAGAGAGTTGTCTGTGCCGAAATTATCCCCGGTCTTCTCAAGTCCGCATCATTCTTTAACCCGCCCCGGCGAAATTTTCTCGGAGATCCGCGCTTCCAACTTGTCGAAGACGACGGACGGAACTTTCTTTTTCTATCGAAGGAGAAGTTCGACTGTCTTATTTCGGAACCCTCCAATCCCTGGATCGCCGGCATAGGGACTCTTTTCACCCATGAATTCTTCGAGCTTGCCAAGGAGCATCTCAGACCGGACGGCATCATGTGTCAGTGGGTCCACATATATCAGATGTCGGAAAGCGACCTCAAAGATATTCTCTATACCTTCAACCTTACGTTCCCTGAGGTGATGGTCTGGATGTCCGGAAGATCGGACCTCTTCCTCATTGGCTCGGGGAAACCTCTCACAATCGATTTCGCAGATCTGAGCCGCGGGCTCTCGACGAACCTTGTGAGTGAGGATCTCTTCAGACTCGGACTCAATACTCCGGTTGCATTTATTTCAAACTTCATCTTTGGCTCGAGAGCACTCCCTGGATACCTCAAAGGAAAGAGAACGGTTGTGACTGATGACCATCTCACTTTGGAATACAGCGCTCCGAAGAACATGTATGCCAAAACTGACATAGGAAATCTCTCTAGACTGTTCGATTGGGCTGAGCCTGTATCATTCTACCTGAGCACTATGCCGGAAGGGATGACCGAAGAGACTTTCGCTTCATATCTGGAAGGCAGGAGGACGGCTATTTCAACCCTTACCACCCCCTCCGCTCTGGACGCGGAAGGAAACGGCGGGCTCTGGAGAAGTCTCGCTCTTGCCCCCAACGACTGTCTTGTGAAAGGTCTCCTGTCAAGGAGTCTCAGAGAGAGAGGGAATTTTCTTCTGGAAGAAGGAAAGATAGAGGAGGCGCTCTCATACTTCAGAGCGAGCATCAGGACGGGGACGTTTTACGAAAGAGAAGCAGCGATGAGCAACACCGGTCTCTCATTCTTCAGGCTTGGGGAAGCCGACAGTGCGGCATACTACTGGCAAAATATCCTCAGCTTTCACCCGGAAAACTCCCTCGTCAGATACAATCTTGCGCTTTTGTATGCCGGGGCCGGTATGGAGGACAGGGCTATCGAGGAGTACAGGCAAATCCTCCGTTTTGACCCCTGGTACACGGATGCCATGAACAATCTCGCCTGGCTTCTTTCCGAAAAGGGCGATTCACTGAATGTGGCTGAGGAGCTTGCCATGAAGGCGGTCAGGCTGTCCAGGATCGCTACAAACCTGGATACAGCCGGATGGGTCAAACTCAAGCTCGGGAAAAAAGAAGAGGCTCTCAAGTACATCAAGAAGGCGGCAGAGCTGGATCCAGACAATGCCGAAGTGCATTATCATCTTTCAATCGTTTATGCTTCACTGGGAATGAAAAGCAAGGCTCTCAGGGAAGTGGAGAAGAGTCTCAAGCTCACCACAGATCCCGCCCTCATAGAGAAAATCACAGAGGAGAGAAGGAGGCTGGCGTTCTAG
- a CDS encoding alkaline phosphatase family protein, with product MSLMRGKRFLCMSGIIFLLVTALISCARYGSRPRVFVLGLDGATWDLLEPWMKEGSLPNIQQLVNDGAYGTLRSIVPPLSAPAWTTAFTGVNPGKHGIFDFSRRLPGSLVSVNETARSRRAKPVWMILSERKKKVGVMNIPLTWPPDEVNGFMISGFPYIEYRGYTYPKELEEKIQPYPLERLGEELVEGWENEKLKDIDNQRDVLGKLVLESMKKEKWDLFWVVFTGSDRVQHFYWKFMDKNHPLHDPAKAKLYGNAIKNYWIAMDSIVGQIVSELPPGTMLMVISDHGFGPIYREINLSRWLQVSGISDWLSHATMGPVIITNGVTKSVLWGAHKEGWKDYEEFKNLYKEKLSSFKDPETGKQFFSGVYKREEVFGGKYVERAADIIVVENDPFFMGPGSEKEKNLVQPILSTSFSAWHRPNGIFIFNGRGIRRGHISEGGNLVDITPTILYFLNEGVPGSMDGKVLTWTVTPDYLKDNPVKTSKEEIEESGSAEEDTLTAEEAEKLKSIPYLK from the coding sequence ATGAGCTTGATGCGTGGGAAAAGGTTTTTGTGCATGTCAGGGATCATCTTCTTGTTAGTCACTGCTCTCATAAGCTGCGCGAGGTATGGCTCAAGACCCAGGGTTTTTGTGCTGGGTCTGGATGGTGCCACATGGGACCTTCTTGAGCCATGGATGAAGGAAGGGAGCCTTCCGAACATTCAGCAGCTCGTAAACGACGGCGCATACGGGACCCTCAGGTCCATCGTTCCCCCGCTCTCCGCTCCGGCATGGACGACCGCCTTCACCGGCGTGAACCCTGGAAAGCACGGCATATTCGACTTCTCAAGAAGGCTGCCCGGGAGTCTCGTGTCTGTGAATGAGACTGCCCGTTCGAGAAGGGCGAAGCCGGTGTGGATGATTCTCAGCGAGAGAAAGAAGAAAGTCGGCGTTATGAACATCCCGCTAACCTGGCCGCCTGACGAAGTGAACGGCTTCATGATCAGTGGATTTCCGTATATTGAGTACCGAGGATACACCTATCCCAAAGAGCTCGAGGAAAAGATTCAGCCCTACCCGTTGGAGCGCCTGGGCGAAGAGCTCGTAGAGGGTTGGGAGAACGAAAAGCTCAAGGACATAGACAACCAGCGTGACGTGCTGGGCAAGCTTGTTCTGGAGAGCATGAAGAAGGAGAAATGGGACCTTTTCTGGGTCGTCTTCACAGGAAGCGACAGGGTCCAGCATTTCTACTGGAAGTTTATGGATAAGAATCATCCTCTTCACGATCCTGCGAAGGCAAAACTCTACGGCAACGCGATAAAGAACTATTGGATCGCGATGGACAGTATTGTGGGGCAGATTGTTTCTGAGCTTCCGCCCGGAACAATGCTCATGGTAATTTCCGATCACGGGTTCGGGCCGATTTACAGGGAAATAAACCTGTCGCGGTGGCTCCAGGTCTCTGGAATAAGCGACTGGCTGTCCCACGCGACGATGGGCCCCGTAATCATAACAAACGGCGTCACAAAATCCGTACTTTGGGGAGCGCACAAGGAGGGGTGGAAGGACTACGAAGAATTCAAGAACCTGTACAAGGAAAAACTGTCCTCCTTCAAGGACCCGGAAACCGGAAAACAGTTCTTCAGCGGAGTCTATAAGAGAGAAGAAGTCTTCGGCGGGAAGTACGTCGAAAGAGCCGCCGATATCATTGTTGTTGAAAACGACCCATTCTTCATGGGGCCAGGCTCCGAGAAAGAGAAGAATCTCGTTCAGCCTATCCTGAGCACCAGCTTTTCTGCATGGCACCGGCCGAATGGCATTTTCATTTTCAATGGGCGCGGCATAAGAAGAGGACATATCAGCGAAGGGGGAAACCTGGTGGATATCACTCCGACCATACTCTATTTTCTCAACGAGGGCGTTCCGGGAAGTATGGATGGAAAAGTCCTGACATGGACTGTGACCCCGGACTACCTCAAAGATAATCCGGTCAAGACCAGCAAAGAAGAGATAGAAGAGTCGGGTTCTGCTGAAGAAGATACGTTGACTGCAGAAGAGGCAGAGAAGCTCAAGTCAATTCCCTATCTCAAGTAA